The genomic window aggcgtgacttcgccactgcTATCATCAAAACTCTCAACTGCAGCGGATTAAGCTAATTAACTTTTTCTCTGTCGCCTACGTTGCACCCGAGACGTGTCGCTTCCTCTGCACACAATCCAATCTGTCCTCCATTTCGCAAAATACAACGGTATTCAAGTTGCCGTGGTTTTAATCGTTAAAGAATACATGCACTCATCGACATGCAGTATTATCCTATTTGTGGACGGttttaaacatttttttaaaaaaacaaaagctgtGAACATGCTAGGATTTGTGACATTAAATGAAGCCAGCCAACTGCTGCACAACAAATTTGTTGTGATTCTCGGTGGTTCAGGTGAGAAAATCAATAGTTTGCACTTTAATGCTGTGTACTTGAATCAGCTACGACACTAATACATTAATTAAAAACCCTTCCGATTACATGTGCGTTTCAGTACAGCGCTCCATGTACAAGGACCTCGTCCTGCTGCTTCAGAAGGACACGTTCCTGACGAGCTCTCAGCTGAAGTCTAAGGTGAAGTGGGCCATCGACGACACTAGCTCTACATATTGTCCCCCTGTGGGGATTAAAGCAAGGGGAGGCCATTTTATAGTTGaatcattttttcttttctctttaaAACCTGCCAGCAATAAATCAATCGGGGtcttaaaaaattcaaaatgtaACTATGCTGCTGTTTCAGGCCTGTATTAAACCTGCGAATCGTTCCAGTTTCCAACTAATTGAATGATATAAAGAGCTGCATGACTTTATTACGGTTGGATACTTTCTAAAGCTAGGTTACTTTGGTTGGTATCTCCAAAGAAGCATAGAAAGGCAATTTAATTTAGAAGCattttttgttggtttgttgaaattctcttcGCACCAAGACGGCAATCAAGAAATCCAATGCTCTTGACACATTTTCACAAAACATCTGTTATCTGGCTGCAGCAGACCTGCAATAAAACCATCCAATCATTTAATTCTGCCCGAATTAATCTTTTGGACGACCTAGCTGTCAGTCTACCTACATTGTTTCCAGTTGGCTACTTAAAAAAATCATGATTTCTCCAAGTTGCCCATACAAGCTTTAATATGTAATATCAGGAATGTGCATTTGTAATTTTGACTACTCATCCAACTGTCACAAGCATATATTCAGTAAACCAATGTACACAAATCTTCTTTATTTACTTTACATGTAAATCCCTTCAACTTAATTGGGCATGTGACTTAATCTCCCAACCTTTTCTAAAAGGGTGAAGCTTCATTTGAACACGACGGCCTGGTTGAAGGTGGCAGTCTCGGGCCCTTGAGCAATGGCCCCGACTACAGGGAGGTGCGTCAGTACCGCTCGGAGCACCACCTGGTGCGCTACTACTTCCTGAGCCGCGTCTACTCGCCCTACATGGAGAGCATCCTGGAGGATCTCCGCGGAGGCCTCAAGCCAGACCTCCTCGTCGTCAACTCCTCCGTCTGTGACGTGTCCAGGTATCCATCCCTCCCTACTCTGTATTCTGTTGTTGATGATGTGCTCCCCTGCTGGgattctgtggtgtgtgtgtgtgtgtgtacactttttaatgtatatatttgtccAGCTCTCTCCCAGGGCACTGGGATCCAATTATAAGTAACCTATTCCATTATGGTGATGGTAGTCTTTAGAAAAGTTTGTTGCTTGTGAAGTtttcatcacaaaaaaaaaagaattgactTGACTATTCTATTGACgtaagcatgtttttttttattgaggtGGTTGTGACCCTGGCATGTTAGACTGACTAAGGTGGAGGGTTGCTCACAAAGGTCCTGAATAGTTGTGTGTAGAAAGATGAACAAACCAAATTTTTAAGAATTCCAGTCGCAGCTGCACGAAATATCAATAGCATTCCTGATGTCCTTGTTTTCTCATGGAATTGACTGGATTCTACAGCGTATGCAAGTCAGTAGCATTCTGAGGAACACATTTTCTTTGGAATCCCTCACATAACGCAGTATGTGTAATACACGTCGGAGGTCGTCCAATTTCAATGATTGCGCTTCGCTGTGAAGCTCGAGCGACTTGGGGTTTAGTGACTTGCTTTGCAAAAGTATGATAGAAATCCAACTTGAAGTGGCTTCACATTGGTTCTTCAACCGAATGTTTACTTGCATAAGAGGCTTGTGTTGAAGTAAACTTTGTTCTACGTCATGACAATTATTAGTTATTCAAGGAATTTACCCATTGTTATTCAAGGATTTATGTAATATTCCGGATAGGTGACTCTTATTGCTCAGCCCCTGATTTCGCAAAAGTGCTCAAATTTGTCTGACATTTGTGTTAACGGTAAGCACATCTCCAAACAGTTTGTTAGCATTTCGCTGATGGGGGGGCGATACAATTTGCAGTCAAACGCATAGCTCCGCTGCCCCGATGTCCGTGAGCATACTTGCCAGTGAGGAAGATGTCACATTATGAAATAAGGGGTTGATTAGGGATCTTATAAATAACTAATACTGTCATCATTTTTTGACTTCTGGGTACGTGTCCAATTATAACGGTTTGTGATCCATCTACTGAGCAGTTACTTAGGCATTTGGGAGGAATTTTGAGAGAATATATACTGTAGTTATTATCCACTACTAgttgcttgtgtgttttttttttggtgcagTATGACTATAAAACTGAGCAAACGTACAGACATTTTAGGAAAGATGGTGATGTAGGAAGACGAATGAAAGTAGGCTCGTTTCGTGGAAGTTAAACCGCAACAGTTGTTTGGTCAGGAATGAGACTGTAACCATAGTGTAAAAAAAATAcgatttatttttcaatgcCACCACAAGCCAACTCTTCAAATGTGGCTAAAgtaaaaggcaaggcaaggcaactttatttatatagcacttttcatacacaaggcagactcaaagtgcttcacatataaacattgtcatacaataatataaaataatagataagtaaaagaaaacgtatgcaaagaaatgggtaaaatagaaagttcaAAAGGCATTTTAATATTAGAAAATAAatgcaaagttaaaaaagctttttagaaagtgcaatgtatttaagatttatcagaaagctaaagcaaacataagtcttcagtcttgttttaaaggtgctcagagttggggcaagtcttacaTTTCTTAAAAGTGCCATCAAGATGACAAGAGACGACGCTCCCTTTCCAGGTTTGGTAGCTCTATGAACCCATCCCAGGCCCCTCCCCTTTATCTCTCCACCAAGTCCAATTGCGTGCCTTGAGTATAGGAACAGCTCATGCTTGTCGGTTGTCTGTTTTCATTGAGATTCTTTGcagctctcctccatctcctccacctctgggATTAAGCTCCACCTGTCTACGGAGAAGGAGATTATGTCCTCCAGGGCCCAGGCTCTCAATCCATAGTCCCCACCAGTGTCTAGAcactactggggggggggggggggagaatcaTTATCCTGGCACACTTCATGGAGCCACTGTCCCCATGAAGGATCATTTGATGATATCTTATCGCCAAATATGTTGTCATTGTCAATAAATGCTGTGGTTCATGTCAAATAGTAGTCTCTCCTGGTTGAACTGTTGATGTAACCCTGCTGTTTCCGCAGTTACAGGTGTAGCCGAGACTGGTTACCCCAGTATCTCGGGAACCTCCATAAGTTCTTTGAGCAGCTGAAGGCGGTGACTACTGACGCCTGTATCCGGGTGTGGATCCTCAACACAGTAGGATGGCTTCTGTTCTCAGAGTTTCGATCCATTTCTGTGCACGACAAAATACAGATGATGCAACAAAAATGCATCACTCAATCCATGAGCATGAAACACAATTACAATATTTCTGCGCTGTGTTGATGGCAAATGCTTTTAGTATTGGAATGTTTCGCAACCCCATAACTATCACTGCAGATACCAAGCGACTCTGACTAGAAAATAATTGGCCCATCCTGAGCACAGGAAAGTGTACAAAGAATGAAGCAGAAattccatccatccctccactttcaTTCCACTTCTCAAAAACAGCATTTTCTCTACAGTGGAAAATGGTGTTTTGCCTCATGCGGCGACAATAGGAAACATTGATACATATAGCGTATCGAGGCCGTCAATGTAACACGCGTCCACAAAGCTGCATGGGCGGCGTCGGCCATGTATTGTGTTGCTAAACGAGCGCAGCGGGGGGTTGATGGGTCTATtgcacacccccctcccccccccggggacAATAAAGACTACCCTCTCCAGTAATATGGTGTGGTGTGATCCCGCAGACCGGGCACCTAAAGCTCAGCCTGCAGGGCACGGCCATGGAGGCCAACCTCTGCAGCGGCATGCTGGCCCGGGCGTACGGGCTGGACGTCCTGGACCTGCACTACCACTTCCGCTGCCTCCTGCCGCACGGCGGGCCCCACGGCGAGCCCTGGGACGGGCGCGCCCAGCGCTGGGCCAGCGCGCTCCTGCTGCACCACGTGGCGGCGGCCTGGGGGGTGGCGATGAGCCCTCCGCCGCTCCTGGGTCTCAGGCCGGCCAGCAGGGCCATCCGGGGGCCAGCGGGCCCGGCCGGTGGGtgtctgaggggaggggaggggactgGGACGGTGGGCTGGGGCTCGGAGGGGACTGGGAAGGTGGGCTAAGACAAAGATTTAGTAACTTCACCAGTGTTCCTCTCGACTGCTGGGGATTGAAACAGTCCAAAAATTGCCATGTAATGAaatatttgctttattttattcttttggACATTTTCTACATGTTGGTTTTTTGCTCACTGAAAACCAGTACTCTTCTgcttttttaaatttttataTAGCTTTCCCCAGCAATCACTTGCCTCCCTTCCAGTGGGATCATTGTCAACCAATCAGACGCCAGTTGCCCTCGTATAACATACCATCAAACCCAGGTGAGATATTGCCGCATGTTTATTTGTCATTTTGATGAATGCCTATGTTTACAATGTGTCTACGCCTCGCTTAAATCACTGTTTGCTATTCGCTGCTTTGTTCTGACAGCGTCTGCACCTGCTTCAAGTTTTATATTGATGAATTATCACCGTAaccttatgtattttatttgtcaTATGCGTGTTGTAAATCCTCTggcttttatttgaaaaattCCCCTCCTTTCTTTATAGGTTTTTACCGTTTTTCTTGGCCTTGATTGCCTTGACACCCCTAACGTAAGGGGTGTCATTGTTGAAGCCATTGGCAACAACAAGTGTGATAAAGTAGTGTAGAAAGAGACTTGACACTTTCTTCAGGCTCATTCTGAGTGGATCCCCAAACAACCTTCTAAACTCTTCTCATCGTGCCACtactttttctattttttattattgggTTGAGTACTTCAGCGTATACGCTGGGGGTCTAAAGGCACGCATTGGATCCCCCTCCCCACTGCTCTGACCTCTCCAACAGAGCCACCAGGAAAATCTTAATTTATCGCAAGTCTTCGCCGCCGCATAAAAACCCATCTCCGAGAAGGATCGGAGTGTTCAGCCGCGTTGTGCTTTGTTTTAAAAGCAaaagtcccccctcccccccccccccccccccccagccattgAATAACTCAGGCCACCCAGCAGATAAAGCTCTAGCTTGCCTCAGTTGTATTGGGCTGCCAACCGAGCCATGTAAGCCCAGCCCCGCTTCAGTATTCCACCAAGCCCTCCAAAATGGTGCTTCAGGGGCCAGCTGGTTCTTGGTTAAGTTTTGTGTTGCTcttatgtgtttgcatgcgctTAGTGCACCAGCTCCGCAAATTGTTTTCCACAGGTAACGGAAGTTGGTCAAAAATATGCAGAAGAAAACCTCCTGTTATGATCACTtttagtggttttcaatcactTTGATGCTATTCCGATAATCTATAATAATAGACAGAATAATTCAAATGTAACCTAG from Gadus morhua chromosome 17, gadMor3.0, whole genome shotgun sequence includes these protein-coding regions:
- the LOC115530038 gene encoding PC-esterase domain-containing protein 1A translates to MHSSTCSIILFVDGFKHFFKKTKAVNMLGFVTLNEASQLLHNKFVVILGGSVQRSMYKDLVLLLQKDTFLTSSQLKSKGEASFEHDGLVEGGSLGPLSNGPDYREVRQYRSEHHLVRYYFLSRVYSPYMESILEDLRGGLKPDLLVVNSSVCDVSSYRCSRDWLPQYLGNLHKFFEQLKAVTTDACIRVWILNTTGHLKLSLQGTAMEANLCSGMLARAYGLDVLDLHYHFRCLLPHGGPHGEPWDGRAQRWASALLLHHVAAAWGVAMSPPPLLGLRPASRAIRGPAGPAAFPSNHLPPFQWDHCQPIRRQLPSYNIPSNPGKGVPPLPCFWQRLPVMRRRDEFPSRLARVHPYQPPPWKVRPRPPHQPPPWKVLPPWQPYQPPPWKVLPPWQPYQPPPWKVLPPWQPYQPPPWKVLPPWQPYHPPTWQVRPPHHPPPWKVLPPRQPYQPPTWQVGPWQPYHPPPRQIMPPWQPYHPPTWKVRPPYQHPLPWKVRPMHPGGYW